A region from the Amycolatopsis camponoti genome encodes:
- a CDS encoding ABC transporter ATP-binding protein gives MTFEQLRLDGVSRSFGTANALSGLDLAIARGEFVALLGPSGCGKSTALNCLAGLLPLTGGSIWLDDARIDGRPPEQRGFGMVFQNYALFPHMSVRANVGFGLKMRKVARADARRRVDEALHLVQLTDHAGKFPAQLSGGQQQRVAIARAVVLEPPVVLMDEPLSNLDAKLRLEMRMEIRRLHQTLGLTTVYVTHDQEEALSLADRLVVLRDGTVQQIGTPEEVYAQPVNSYVASFMGYRNLLDVTVVETAGSSVTVEGAGVRLTGRGALAEGPAKVAIRPEDFVIGDGAENALDVTVEIVEYHGRELSVSARLESGTPVYFRTDKRLAPGDTGRIGVPAERVLVFEP, from the coding sequence GTGACGTTCGAGCAGCTCCGGCTGGACGGCGTCTCGCGCAGCTTCGGCACCGCGAACGCCCTGAGCGGCCTCGACCTCGCCATCGCGCGCGGCGAGTTCGTGGCCCTCCTCGGCCCGTCCGGCTGCGGCAAGTCGACCGCGCTCAACTGCCTGGCCGGACTGCTGCCCCTGACGGGTGGCAGCATCTGGCTCGACGACGCCCGCATCGACGGCCGGCCCCCGGAGCAGCGCGGGTTCGGGATGGTCTTCCAGAACTACGCGCTGTTCCCGCACATGTCGGTCCGCGCCAACGTCGGCTTCGGCCTCAAGATGCGCAAGGTCGCCCGCGCCGATGCCCGCCGCCGCGTCGACGAGGCGTTGCACCTGGTCCAGCTCACCGACCACGCGGGGAAGTTCCCCGCGCAGCTCTCCGGCGGGCAGCAGCAGCGCGTCGCCATCGCCCGGGCCGTGGTGCTGGAGCCCCCGGTCGTCCTGATGGACGAGCCGCTGTCCAACCTCGACGCCAAGCTCCGCCTCGAGATGCGGATGGAGATCCGCCGCCTCCACCAGACCCTCGGCCTGACCACGGTGTACGTCACCCACGACCAGGAGGAGGCCCTGTCGCTGGCCGACCGCCTGGTGGTGCTGCGCGACGGCACGGTCCAGCAGATCGGCACCCCCGAGGAGGTCTACGCCCAGCCGGTGAACAGCTACGTCGCGTCGTTCATGGGCTACCGCAACCTCCTGGACGTGACGGTCGTCGAGACCGCGGGCTCGTCGGTCACCGTGGAGGGCGCCGGAGTCCGGCTGACGGGCCGCGGCGCGCTCGCCGAGGGACCGGCGAAGGTCGCGATCCGCCCCGAGGACTTCGTCATCGGCGACGGCGCCGAGAACGCCCTCGACGTCACGGTCGAGATCGTCGAATACCACGGCCGCGAACTGTCGGTCTCGGCCCGTCTCGAGAGCGGGACACCGGTGTACTTCCGCACGGACAAGCGCCTCGCCCCGGGCGACACCGGCCGGATCGGCGTCCCGGCCGAGCGTGTCCTGGTGTTCGAGCCATGA
- a CDS encoding dihydrodipicolinate synthase family protein translates to MTFEQQRRRLSGVVAIPVTPFDAEGAVDGQTYAKLVDRLITGGVEVVTPNGNTGEFYALDAAEARHCLEVTVEAVAGRGSVLAGIGHDVASATRAAAHARDAGADMIMIHQPVHPYISGDGWVDYHAAIAAAVPDLGVVLYVRNPAIAGDQLRALGEAAPNVIGVKYAVPDPVRFGSVARDAGFERFVWIAGLAELSAPGYFAVGATGFTSGLVNVDPAISLEMFRALSTGDYPGAMAVWERIRPFEELRAANGNANNVSVVKDALGQLGLCRPDVRPPSRLLTSTERERLFGLLSSWGLS, encoded by the coding sequence ATGACGTTCGAGCAGCAGAGGCGGCGGCTTTCCGGGGTGGTGGCCATCCCGGTGACGCCGTTCGACGCCGAGGGCGCCGTCGACGGCCAGACGTACGCGAAGCTCGTCGACCGGCTGATCACCGGCGGCGTCGAAGTCGTGACGCCGAACGGGAACACCGGCGAGTTCTACGCGCTGGACGCGGCGGAAGCCCGGCACTGTCTGGAGGTCACGGTCGAGGCCGTGGCCGGCCGGGGCAGTGTGCTCGCCGGGATCGGCCACGACGTCGCGTCGGCGACGCGGGCGGCCGCGCACGCGCGGGACGCCGGCGCCGACATGATCATGATCCACCAGCCCGTGCACCCGTACATCTCCGGCGACGGCTGGGTCGACTACCACGCCGCGATCGCGGCCGCGGTGCCCGATCTCGGCGTCGTGCTCTACGTCCGCAACCCGGCGATCGCGGGCGACCAGCTGCGCGCGCTCGGCGAAGCGGCGCCGAACGTCATCGGCGTGAAGTACGCCGTGCCCGACCCGGTGCGGTTCGGCTCGGTCGCGCGGGACGCGGGCTTCGAGCGCTTCGTGTGGATCGCCGGCCTGGCCGAGCTCTCGGCGCCCGGGTACTTCGCCGTCGGCGCCACCGGTTTCACGTCGGGACTCGTGAACGTCGACCCGGCGATCTCGCTGGAGATGTTCCGTGCACTGTCCACAGGGGACTATCCGGGCGCGATGGCGGTCTGGGAGCGGATCCGGCCGTTCGAAGAGCTGCGCGCCGCGAACGGGAACGCCAACAACGTCAGCGTCGTCAAGGACGCGCTCGGGCAACTCGGCTTGTGCCGCCCGGACGTCCGGCCGCCGAGCCGGCTGCTGACAAGCACCGAACGCGAACGGCTCTTCGGACTGCTTTCGTCCTGGGGGCTTTCGTGA
- a CDS encoding fatty acid desaturase family protein — MTSTQVPDTPATAGSDFAELSRLIKDAGLLRRRRRYYAVRIGLNLAAFGGGWVAFAYLGDSWWQLFLAAFFAMMFAQLSFIGHDAGHKQIFRTRRANDATGFVHGGLTGLSYGWWIGTHARHHANPNHEDEDPDVDIAALAFSKAQSSQKRGFLRWMAKYQAFLFFPLLLLEGLNLHVSSVKAVLRKDIRRRKLESALLIAHLAAYLAAVFIVLSPLTGIIFILVHQFLWGLYMGCSFAPNHKGMEMLETGHKLDFLRKQVLTSRNIRGGPVVDFALGGLNYQIEHHLFPSMARPNLKHAQVIVREFCDRHGISYAQCGWARSYGYVLQHLHSVSEPLRAKKVPA, encoded by the coding sequence ATGACTTCCACCCAGGTTCCGGATACCCCGGCCACGGCCGGCAGCGACTTCGCCGAGCTGTCCCGGCTCATCAAGGACGCCGGGCTGCTCCGGCGGCGACGGCGGTACTACGCGGTGCGGATCGGGCTGAACCTCGCCGCGTTCGGCGGCGGCTGGGTCGCGTTCGCCTACCTCGGCGACTCGTGGTGGCAGCTCTTCCTCGCGGCGTTCTTCGCGATGATGTTCGCACAGCTGTCGTTCATCGGGCACGACGCCGGGCACAAGCAGATCTTCCGCACCCGCCGGGCGAACGACGCCACCGGGTTCGTCCACGGTGGACTAACCGGGCTGAGCTACGGCTGGTGGATCGGCACGCACGCGCGTCACCACGCCAACCCCAACCACGAAGACGAAGACCCGGACGTCGACATCGCCGCGCTCGCGTTCAGCAAGGCGCAGAGCTCGCAGAAGCGCGGGTTCCTGCGCTGGATGGCGAAGTACCAGGCGTTCCTGTTCTTCCCGCTGCTGCTGCTCGAAGGCCTGAACCTGCACGTCTCGAGCGTGAAAGCGGTGCTGCGCAAAGATATTCGCCGCCGCAAGCTGGAGTCCGCGCTGCTGATCGCGCACCTGGCCGCGTACCTCGCCGCGGTGTTCATCGTGCTGTCGCCGCTGACCGGGATCATCTTCATCCTGGTGCACCAGTTCCTGTGGGGGCTGTACATGGGCTGCTCGTTCGCGCCCAACCACAAGGGCATGGAGATGCTGGAGACCGGGCACAAGCTCGACTTCCTGCGCAAGCAGGTCCTGACGTCACGCAACATCCGCGGCGGCCCGGTGGTCGACTTCGCGCTGGGTGGGCTGAACTACCAGATCGAGCACCACCTGTTCCCGAGCATGGCCCGGCCGAACCTCAAGCACGCGCAGGTGATCGTCCGCGAGTTCTGCGACCGGCACGGGATTTCCTACGCGCAGTGCGGCTGGGCCCGCTCGTACGGTTACGTGCTCCAGCACCTGCACTCGGTGAGCGAGCCGCTGCGGGCGAAGAAGGTGCCGGCATGA
- a CDS encoding extracellular solute-binding protein, with the protein MQRRTGFRFRRALLAAGLAAGLAACGAPGGDGGQAADPKAVPDKPSKPVDLNILDIAGNLQLTKQMIENFKAAHPEVLSKVTYSTAPAPSMAGKLKAEQDGGVAQTHLVLSGTDGLSAGIANGTLAKVLPDFSSRFPNLMQNYLEPAAKMQELANGYGVEVVYYPSGPLLEFNPGAVPAAPASPQELLDWAKAHPEKFQYAQPSNSGPGRTFLMGLPYLLGDKDPKDPDKGWDKTWAFLQELGKYVKYYPSGTTETMKNLASGSVDMVMSTTGWDINPRKLGTVPNTVKTAIMQPMHWVTDAQYALIPKGLSPDQESAILQLIAWMLKPDQQAIAYDDGYFYPGPAVKDVTLQMAPQKSQDTIKQFGRPEYEQWISQYPKETSLPAEQQVKAFDKWNQLVGGSKVGKK; encoded by the coding sequence ATGCAGCGTCGCACCGGCTTCCGATTCCGCCGGGCACTCCTGGCGGCCGGCCTCGCCGCCGGACTGGCGGCCTGTGGCGCGCCCGGCGGGGACGGCGGCCAGGCGGCGGATCCGAAGGCCGTCCCCGACAAGCCGAGCAAGCCCGTCGACCTGAACATCCTCGACATCGCGGGCAACCTTCAGCTCACCAAGCAGATGATCGAGAACTTCAAGGCCGCGCACCCGGAAGTGCTCTCGAAGGTCACCTATTCGACGGCACCCGCACCGAGCATGGCGGGCAAGCTGAAGGCCGAGCAGGACGGCGGCGTCGCCCAGACCCACCTGGTCCTCAGCGGCACGGACGGCCTGTCCGCCGGCATCGCGAACGGCACGCTCGCCAAGGTCCTCCCGGACTTCTCCAGCCGGTTCCCGAACCTGATGCAGAACTACCTCGAGCCCGCGGCCAAGATGCAGGAGCTGGCCAACGGCTACGGCGTCGAGGTCGTCTACTACCCGTCCGGCCCGCTGCTGGAGTTCAACCCGGGAGCGGTTCCGGCCGCGCCGGCGTCCCCGCAGGAGCTGCTCGACTGGGCCAAGGCCCACCCGGAGAAGTTCCAGTACGCGCAGCCGTCGAACTCCGGCCCGGGCCGGACGTTCCTGATGGGCCTGCCGTACCTGCTCGGCGACAAGGACCCGAAGGATCCCGACAAGGGCTGGGACAAGACCTGGGCGTTCCTGCAGGAGCTGGGCAAGTACGTGAAGTACTACCCGTCCGGCACCACCGAGACGATGAAGAACCTCGCGTCGGGTTCGGTGGACATGGTCATGTCGACGACCGGCTGGGACATCAACCCGCGCAAGCTCGGCACGGTGCCCAACACGGTCAAGACCGCGATCATGCAGCCGATGCACTGGGTCACCGACGCCCAGTACGCTCTGATCCCCAAGGGCCTCTCGCCCGACCAGGAGTCGGCGATCCTGCAGCTGATCGCGTGGATGCTGAAGCCGGACCAGCAGGCGATCGCCTACGACGACGGCTACTTCTACCCCGGCCCGGCGGTCAAGGACGTCACCCTGCAGATGGCGCCGCAGAAGAGCCAGGACACGATCAAGCAGTTCGGGCGCCCGGAGTACGAGCAGTGGATCTCCCAGTACCCCAAGGAGACCTCGCTGCCGGCCGAGCAGCAGGTCAAGGCGTTCGACAAGTGGAACCAGCTGGTCGGCGGCTCGAAGGTCGGCAAGAAGTGA
- a CDS encoding GntR family transcriptional regulator — MASTSSARRPPPPVSRTDFVRDAIKESILSGEFGPGETLVEAEVGALLGVSKTPVREALRILAGSGLVTMSTYKGAAVRVMDAESAHAVYDLRALLEPEAVRRAVERGADFGEARGVLADVGTGTAATDRAKASLTNRLFHRALYSGCGNPLLVEILDGLRDQAALITVTGWGISPTWRGEAAEHRAILTAAESGNARQAEHLLRKHITDFIDRIAFGLPGESTAETGDPKGTR, encoded by the coding sequence GTGGCGAGCACTTCTTCGGCCCGGAGGCCGCCGCCGCCCGTCTCGCGCACGGATTTCGTGCGTGATGCGATCAAGGAGTCGATCTTGAGCGGGGAGTTCGGGCCGGGCGAAACGCTCGTCGAAGCCGAGGTGGGCGCCCTGCTTGGGGTCTCGAAGACACCGGTGCGCGAAGCGCTGCGTATCCTCGCCGGTTCCGGTTTGGTCACGATGAGCACGTACAAGGGCGCCGCGGTCCGGGTCATGGACGCCGAGAGCGCCCACGCCGTGTACGACCTGCGAGCGCTCCTCGAGCCCGAAGCCGTCCGACGCGCTGTCGAGCGCGGCGCGGACTTCGGTGAAGCGCGGGGAGTCCTGGCCGACGTCGGCACCGGTACCGCGGCCACCGACCGCGCCAAAGCCAGCCTGACCAACCGGTTGTTCCACCGCGCGCTCTACTCCGGATGCGGGAACCCCTTGCTCGTCGAGATCCTCGACGGCCTACGCGACCAGGCCGCCCTGATCACCGTCACCGGCTGGGGCATCAGCCCGACGTGGCGGGGCGAAGCGGCCGAGCACCGGGCGATCCTGACCGCCGCCGAGAGCGGCAACGCCCGGCAAGCCGAACACCTGCTGCGCAAGCACATCACCGATTTCATCGACCGGATCGCCTTCGGGCTCCCGGGCGAAAGCACCGCAGAGACCGGCGATCCGAAGGGGACCCGATGA
- a CDS encoding RGCVC family protein — translation MTAPAPDAPEVPRTEAQCPNCSHDLEAHDAIARRYCAATAAGQGADRGCVCGTAADHKAR, via the coding sequence ATGACGGCCCCGGCGCCCGACGCACCCGAGGTGCCCCGCACCGAAGCCCAGTGCCCGAACTGCTCCCACGACCTGGAAGCGCACGACGCGATAGCCCGCCGCTACTGCGCGGCAACGGCGGCCGGCCAGGGAGCCGACCGCGGCTGCGTCTGCGGCACGGCGGCGGACCACAAGGCCCGCTGA
- a CDS encoding ABC transporter permease, whose protein sequence is MTAVASARPALRHRLAERGVDRTLLLLVPGLLVTACLFLYPFLYGLQLSFAPRQGGVFANYARFFGDPYLRDTIWTTLGIALPATFINVLASIPIAYVMRGRVRGKRLLTTILVVPITLGTVLTAQGLIMYGGPAGWLNKVLTVLGITDEPLPLIHNYTGVLLSLVITGFPFSFLLTLSYLSGIDPSLEKAAATLGANWAQRFRRITLPLLAPGLAITFCLSFVMAFSVFPSAQLVGDPANETRVVSIAAYHAAFEEYDYSMGSAVAMLMAVVMLIVIGLVMAWRGTLYRGATGGKG, encoded by the coding sequence ATGACCGCCGTCGCGAGTGCCCGCCCGGCGTTGCGTCACCGCCTGGCCGAACGCGGTGTCGACCGCACCCTGCTCCTCCTGGTGCCCGGCCTGCTGGTCACCGCCTGCCTGTTCCTGTACCCCTTCCTCTACGGCCTCCAGCTGTCCTTCGCCCCGCGCCAGGGCGGGGTCTTCGCCAACTACGCACGGTTCTTCGGCGACCCGTACCTGCGCGACACCATCTGGACGACGCTCGGCATCGCGTTGCCCGCGACCTTCATCAACGTGCTCGCCAGCATCCCGATCGCCTACGTGATGCGCGGCCGCGTCCGCGGCAAGCGGCTCCTGACGACGATCCTCGTCGTGCCGATCACGCTCGGCACGGTGCTCACCGCGCAGGGCCTGATCATGTACGGCGGGCCGGCGGGCTGGCTGAACAAGGTGCTCACGGTCCTCGGCATCACCGACGAGCCACTCCCGCTGATCCACAACTACACCGGCGTGCTGCTGTCCCTGGTGATCACCGGCTTCCCGTTCTCCTTCCTGCTGACGCTGTCCTATCTCTCGGGCATCGACCCCTCCCTGGAGAAGGCGGCCGCGACCCTCGGCGCGAACTGGGCCCAGCGCTTCCGGCGCATCACGCTGCCCCTCCTGGCTCCCGGCCTGGCGATCACCTTCTGCCTTTCGTTCGTGATGGCGTTCTCGGTGTTCCCGAGCGCGCAGCTCGTCGGCGACCCCGCGAACGAGACCCGCGTCGTCTCGATCGCGGCCTACCACGCCGCGTTCGAGGAGTACGACTACTCGATGGGCTCGGCCGTCGCGATGCTCATGGCGGTGGTCATGCTGATCGTGATCGGCCTGGTCATGGCGTGGCGCGGCACGCTGTACCGCGGAGCGACCGGAGGCAAGGGATGA